A window of the Cyanobacteriota bacterium genome harbors these coding sequences:
- a CDS encoding NAD-dependent epimerase/dehydratase family protein has translation MPIAWVTGATGFWGRNVTLSLLRLGWQVVALSRSEPADLMAWATSRNQSCRWVAFDLNAPDWGALAALDTPQALFHCAVAWDTAIAPLLQPNVVTPIQLIETTLTRMQPTGYGRVGVFLGQNGRLGLPGLGHFSATQAALWTWAEAKSRDLLAHKSLTAATTSTITNLIPSSTLQHPTLNGSTLLPGFSLSLVFPPRAPSELQAQLAARLPKPPRMKPPPNADRLVRGVLQGKRRVGRRPWLAALATLTW, from the coding sequence ATGCCAATTGCCTGGGTAACGGGTGCTACTGGATTTTGGGGACGGAATGTGACCTTGAGTTTGTTGCGGTTGGGGTGGCAGGTGGTTGCCCTCAGCCGCAGTGAACCTGCCGACCTAATGGCTTGGGCTACATCTCGCAACCAGTCCTGTAGGTGGGTTGCCTTTGACTTGAATGCACCAGATTGGGGCGCGCTTGCTGCTCTGGATACTCCTCAAGCCTTATTTCATTGTGCAGTAGCTTGGGATACAGCGATCGCCCCCCTGCTTCAACCCAATGTCGTTACGCCTATCCAGCTGATTGAAACCACCTTGACCCGAATGCAACCAACAGGCTATGGCAGAGTTGGTGTATTTTTAGGTCAGAATGGACGGCTAGGATTGCCAGGGCTAGGGCACTTTAGTGCCACGCAAGCTGCTCTTTGGACATGGGCAGAAGCCAAAAGCCGAGATTTATTAGCCCACAAATCCTTGACAGCAGCCACAACTAGTACCATCACGAATCTCATCCCTAGCTCTACACTTCAGCACCCAACTCTTAATGGTTCAACCTTGTTGCCCGGCTTTTCCCTGTCCTTGGTGTTTCCGCCCCGCGCTCCATCAGAATTGCAGGCACAGCTAGCTGCCCGTCTTCCTAAGCCGCCGCGGATGAAGCCACCCCCTAATGCCGATCGCCTTGTCCGAGGTGTGTTACAGGGTAAGCGTCGGGTTGGTCGTCGTCCTTGGTTGGCTGCCCTTGCTACCCTAACTTGGTAA